One window from the genome of Natrialba magadii ATCC 43099 encodes:
- a CDS encoding PHP-associated domain-containing protein has protein sequence MTPLPFTIDFHVHSDDSYDGHEPIELILEHATDIGLDGVVITDHDEIGESLRAAELAPEYGLIGIPGVEVSTRHGHLLAIGVEERPDPGRPFMDTVETVREFGGIAIVPHPFQRSRHGVRKRHIKDADAIETYNSMLFTGYRNRRARTFARRRGYPEIGASDAHYLPNVGKAYTEILVTPKPAGNTPSKAEIDGDDLVDAILEGRTQIRGKRTPVHKSTVQYAKGAVRKSAYMLTSRAPLVPTVPASMNRSR, from the coding sequence ATGACACCGCTCCCCTTTACGATCGACTTCCACGTCCACTCGGACGACTCCTACGACGGCCACGAACCGATCGAACTGATTCTCGAGCACGCGACGGATATCGGTCTCGACGGCGTCGTCATCACGGACCACGACGAGATCGGTGAATCACTCCGTGCGGCGGAGTTAGCACCGGAGTACGGACTCATCGGTATTCCGGGCGTCGAAGTCTCGACACGTCACGGCCACCTTCTCGCGATCGGGGTCGAAGAGCGACCGGACCCCGGTCGGCCGTTTATGGACACCGTCGAGACGGTCCGCGAATTCGGTGGGATTGCAATCGTTCCGCACCCGTTTCAGCGTAGCCGCCACGGCGTCCGCAAGCGCCACATCAAGGATGCAGACGCAATCGAGACGTACAACTCGATGCTCTTTACGGGGTATCGCAACCGCCGAGCGCGGACGTTCGCTCGCCGCCGCGGATATCCCGAGATCGGTGCGAGCGACGCTCACTATCTCCCGAACGTCGGCAAAGCGTATACTGAGATTCTCGTTACGCCGAAACCGGCCGGCAACACACCTTCGAAGGCGGAGATCGACGGCGACGACCTCGTCGACGCGATACTCGAGGGGAGAACACAGATTCGCGGGAAGCGAACGCCGGTTCACAAGAGTACGGTTCAGTACGCCAAGGGTGCAGTTCGCAAGTCGGCCTATATGCTGACCTCGCGTGCGCCGCTCGTGCCGACGGTGCCGGCGTCAATGAATCGGTCACGATAG
- a CDS encoding DUF5783 family protein, giving the protein MAHTNTEFDPEKFEDKYANYFPELQQAYKNAFNRMNDQYDSELVHAIDQQVLNESEPFYVGNENDTDGEFRVELPEEPYGRLTGVVVEQERFEEVLEIHVGEIETELERVFGLA; this is encoded by the coding sequence ATGGCACATACGAACACCGAGTTCGATCCCGAGAAGTTCGAGGACAAGTACGCGAACTACTTCCCCGAACTGCAGCAGGCCTACAAAAACGCGTTCAACCGGATGAACGACCAGTACGACTCCGAACTGGTGCACGCAATCGACCAGCAAGTGCTGAACGAAAGCGAGCCGTTCTACGTGGGCAACGAGAACGACACCGACGGCGAGTTCCGCGTTGAGCTCCCGGAGGAACCCTACGGCCGGCTCACTGGTGTCGTTGTCGAACAGGAGCGATTCGAGGAAGTACTCGAGATCCACGTCGGAGAGATCGAGACCGAACTCGAGCGTGTGTTCGGTCTGGCCTGA
- a CDS encoding FAD-binding oxidoreductase, producing MSERLEQICEELDPGQYSFTDADRFERSHDWGTDEEDGVYPDVVIWPESTADVSAVLAAANDAGIPVTPYAAGTSLEGNAVPLHGGISLDLTRMDAIHDIRPDALQIDVGPGIYGDEINAALENHGLILPSLPSSGKISTIGGMIANDASGMKTVKYGEVADWLLEAEAVLPSGEVLTVGSKAAKTSSGYNVLDLLVGSEGTLAVVTRLTLRLTGRPEQIWAGRATFSNLHDAADAVFDAIRSGVDVAKIELIDSLSAEIANTRLDTDLPNSPMVFLEFHANQHIEAEVDFCRTVFDAHDIDSFEIAEQDQEMAALWEARRELADAVEPYDPDLSPLTPGDVTVPIDRLPDIVDYIKTLGEEHDIMIPCFGHAGDGNIHYFVMVDPDDPAMVSTGQDVSKQIVARAVEMGGTATGEHGIGIGKREYVPTEHDEALVATMRSIKSTFDPNGILNPGKIFPDESDSQR from the coding sequence ATGTCAGAACGTTTGGAACAGATCTGTGAGGAACTGGATCCCGGACAGTATTCGTTCACCGATGCGGATCGATTCGAACGGTCCCACGACTGGGGGACTGACGAGGAAGACGGCGTCTATCCGGACGTCGTCATCTGGCCCGAAAGCACTGCCGACGTTTCGGCCGTTCTCGCAGCGGCAAACGATGCGGGGATCCCAGTGACACCGTACGCGGCCGGGACGAGCCTCGAAGGAAACGCCGTTCCACTGCACGGCGGCATTAGCCTCGACCTGACTCGGATGGACGCAATACACGATATCCGGCCGGATGCGCTGCAGATCGATGTTGGACCCGGAATCTACGGCGACGAGATCAACGCCGCACTCGAAAATCACGGACTGATCCTTCCGTCGCTTCCGTCCTCCGGGAAGATATCCACGATCGGCGGAATGATCGCAAACGACGCCTCCGGCATGAAGACGGTGAAGTACGGTGAAGTCGCAGATTGGCTGCTCGAGGCCGAGGCTGTGCTCCCCTCTGGCGAGGTACTCACAGTTGGGAGCAAGGCAGCAAAGACTTCCTCGGGGTACAACGTTCTCGATCTCCTCGTCGGGAGCGAGGGTACCCTCGCGGTCGTCACCCGTCTCACGCTTCGCTTGACCGGCCGACCCGAACAGATCTGGGCTGGCCGCGCAACCTTTTCGAATCTGCACGACGCTGCTGACGCCGTGTTCGACGCCATCCGTTCGGGCGTCGACGTGGCCAAGATCGAACTGATCGACTCACTCAGTGCCGAGATTGCAAACACACGACTCGATACCGATCTCCCCAACTCGCCGATGGTCTTTCTCGAGTTCCACGCGAATCAGCACATCGAAGCCGAAGTCGACTTCTGCCGGACGGTGTTCGACGCACACGACATCGACTCGTTCGAAATCGCCGAACAGGATCAGGAGATGGCGGCGCTCTGGGAAGCGCGCCGCGAACTGGCCGACGCGGTTGAGCCGTACGACCCTGACCTCTCGCCGCTCACCCCCGGCGACGTCACCGTTCCGATCGACCGGTTGCCCGATATCGTCGACTACATCAAAACGCTTGGCGAGGAACACGACATCATGATTCCTTGCTTCGGGCACGCTGGTGATGGGAACATCCACTACTTCGTGATGGTAGATCCTGACGATCCGGCGATGGTCTCGACCGGGCAGGACGTGTCCAAGCAGATCGTCGCTCGTGCAGTCGAAATGGGGGGAACTGCGACCGGGGAACACGGCATCGGCATTGGAAAGCGGGAGTACGTTCCGACCGAGCACGACGAGGCACTGGTCGCCACGATGCGCTCGATCAAGTCGACGTTCGACCCGAACGGAATTCTCAACCCGGGGAAGATTTTCCCTGATGAGTCGGACTCTCAGCGGTAG
- a CDS encoding ketopantoate reductase family protein has translation MEVVVFGAGSLGSLVGGTLTRVDEHTVTLVAREPHASTIRASGLQLSGEFGQTVTPDATTDGRNLEADLAIVTVKSFDTPAAAETLATGAFDTVLSLQNGMGNEETLAAAIDAPVLAGTATYGAVLQEPGVVECTGPGKIVLGSLEEGSTGNGSNSSTRATSIEAAFERAGLETVVADDMSRRLWTKLAINAGINPVTALTGTTNEAVTSGPAGELAREAARETARVAQAAGVSLRERDAVAAMDNVATETAANTSSMAQDVAAGRRTEIDSINGYVVDQAAALGVDVPTNRVLTTLVRTWERGSGARSD, from the coding sequence ATGGAGGTCGTGGTCTTCGGAGCCGGTAGTCTCGGCAGTCTCGTCGGTGGCACACTCACCCGAGTCGACGAACACACGGTGACGCTCGTCGCACGCGAGCCACACGCGAGCACAATCCGTGCATCCGGGCTCCAACTCAGTGGTGAGTTCGGCCAAACGGTTACGCCCGACGCGACGACGGACGGCAGAAATCTCGAGGCCGACCTCGCGATCGTGACGGTCAAGTCCTTCGATACGCCCGCTGCAGCCGAGACGCTCGCGACTGGCGCGTTCGACACTGTCCTCTCGTTGCAAAACGGGATGGGGAACGAGGAGACACTCGCCGCTGCGATCGATGCGCCGGTTCTGGCGGGAACAGCGACGTACGGCGCGGTTCTTCAGGAACCGGGTGTCGTCGAGTGTACCGGACCCGGCAAGATCGTACTCGGCTCGCTCGAGGAGGGATCAACCGGGAACGGTTCCAACTCGAGTACCCGCGCGACGAGCATCGAGGCAGCATTCGAGCGGGCGGGACTCGAGACGGTCGTCGCGGACGACATGTCGCGACGGCTGTGGACGAAACTCGCGATTAACGCGGGCATCAATCCGGTAACGGCACTTACGGGAACAACGAACGAGGCCGTTACGTCCGGCCCTGCTGGCGAACTGGCAAGGGAAGCAGCCCGTGAGACGGCACGGGTTGCACAGGCTGCGGGGGTTTCACTTCGTGAACGGGATGCGGTTGCGGCAATGGACAACGTGGCGACAGAGACGGCTGCGAACACGTCGTCGATGGCCCAGGACGTCGCTGCGGGGCGACGGACTGAAATCGACTCGATCAACGGCTACGTGGTGGATCAAGCGGCAGCGCTTGGGGTGGACGTACCGACGAATCGAGTTCTCACGACGCTGGTCCGGACGTGGGAGCGAGGGAGCGGTGCTCGATCAGACTAG
- a CDS encoding PKD domain-containing protein codes for MAVAVAQDDPPGPPASFYGEAIDEDGNAADSDTTIVAVVEGEVEGQITVETAGEYGGPDTFDEKLSLDSAAGDEVSFHAGNASGPAALESPVDLDPGLSERDLTFPAGTFDDSPDDPDDGDDEDNGDDADEGDDADEGDDADNGDDEDNGDDADVGSGNVEFLIETDIDNDHACTHGEYDERTPLEAGNSPDDAPVVVEDHVIWDVTYEGDEGYIRFDNTEHSIYPGLDSWVFYQAGADLSPTDGTVLETGDVDECPSLDGYMEVETPSDGVFDIEVTEDGDVTGPASDREDDQEEQLEAAFDVEPSEPVVNETVALNASNATSGEAGIVAYEWVVADTELTGEQVNTTFDSPGEIDIELTVENDDGDTDTTNKTIPVSTESEPRFEVTEVDTPETVPPGTQFNVTATIVNTGEKNGTAAVAHTFDGEPETERTIELASNETGVVPFNVSAPETEGEYRHTISTPIHNKSVTTAVEKTSGADEETDPESEDGPEPEEEGDGEENGVETDETAEAESDAEDETDDSVPGFGIVTMAGVVLVLIVSFHSQQRIRRRRQSLIKNSF; via the coding sequence ATGGCTGTTGCAGTCGCACAGGACGATCCACCAGGACCACCGGCAAGTTTCTACGGTGAAGCCATCGACGAAGATGGGAACGCTGCAGACAGTGATACAACGATCGTCGCTGTCGTTGAGGGAGAGGTTGAGGGACAGATTACTGTCGAAACCGCAGGTGAGTACGGTGGCCCTGATACCTTCGACGAAAAACTCAGTCTCGACAGTGCTGCAGGTGACGAGGTATCGTTCCACGCCGGAAATGCATCCGGTCCGGCAGCTCTCGAGAGTCCAGTCGATCTAGACCCTGGACTGAGCGAACGAGACCTCACGTTCCCGGCAGGGACGTTCGACGACAGTCCAGACGACCCAGACGACGGCGATGATGAAGATAACGGTGACGACGCAGACGAGGGTGACGACGCAGACGAGGGTGACGACGCAGACAACGGCGATGATGAAGACAACGGTGACGACGCAGATGTCGGTTCTGGGAACGTCGAGTTCCTCATTGAAACAGACATCGACAACGACCATGCATGCACTCATGGGGAGTACGACGAGCGCACACCGCTTGAAGCGGGCAACTCACCTGACGATGCACCTGTGGTTGTAGAAGACCACGTAATCTGGGATGTCACCTACGAGGGTGACGAAGGGTACATCCGGTTTGATAACACCGAGCATTCTATCTATCCTGGTCTCGACTCGTGGGTCTTCTACCAGGCCGGTGCCGACCTGTCGCCCACCGACGGAACCGTTCTCGAAACTGGTGACGTAGATGAGTGTCCATCGCTTGATGGGTACATGGAGGTCGAGACACCATCCGATGGGGTCTTCGATATCGAAGTTACCGAAGATGGCGACGTCACAGGACCTGCCAGCGATCGAGAAGACGATCAAGAAGAGCAACTCGAGGCAGCCTTCGATGTCGAGCCATCGGAACCGGTTGTCAACGAGACTGTGGCGCTAAACGCCAGCAACGCTACGAGCGGTGAGGCAGGTATCGTTGCATACGAGTGGGTTGTTGCCGACACGGAGTTGACCGGCGAACAGGTCAATACGACCTTCGATAGTCCTGGCGAGATCGACATCGAACTGACAGTCGAGAACGATGACGGTGACACAGATACGACCAATAAAACGATTCCCGTCTCGACGGAATCTGAGCCTCGTTTTGAGGTAACTGAGGTCGATACTCCTGAGACCGTCCCACCGGGGACTCAATTCAACGTAACAGCGACGATTGTGAATACCGGTGAAAAGAACGGAACGGCAGCGGTTGCACACACATTCGATGGCGAACCAGAGACCGAGCGGACGATTGAACTCGCCAGCAACGAGACCGGCGTCGTTCCCTTCAACGTCAGTGCACCAGAGACAGAAGGAGAATACCGGCACACGATTAGCACACCCATCCACAACAAATCAGTGACAACAGCAGTCGAAAAGACGAGCGGAGCAGACGAGGAAACGGACCCAGAATCAGAAGACGGACCTGAACCCGAAGAGGAAGGGGACGGTGAAGAAAATGGTGTAGAAACGGACGAAACAGCCGAAGCGGAATCGGATGCAGAGGATGAGACTGATGATTCCGTTCCTGGCTTTGGTATTGTGACCATGGCGGGAGTCGTTCTCGTGCTCATCGTTTCTTTCCATAGCCAGCAGCGGATTAGGCGTAGAAGGCAGTCACTTATTAAAAACTCCTTCTGA
- a CDS encoding metal ABC transporter substrate-binding protein codes for MDVTRRSVLKRTLGGAALGALAGCLNEPDETSGTDGGYASFFALWDWATQIAGDEMVFENPVDTGEMGHGWEPDGNLVPEIASSEVFLYLDTPEFAWAQDIVADLERDYEDEIVVVDGLEGMDPYLIPFDGDSESLPEPDHEHGFDPESISRDLFDFYDLRSNDQLGYWHIDHWHGGVPDVPVDDSVPISAAFRDQEERVVPLGPNEEFQFDARLADTAPTDVLDIASHGDSVELIGLETGETEIIFQLRHDGELVYETDAAPMSVDVVAEVDEAGAGVFHDPHVWVDPVLASRVVDTIADGLAEVDPENAELFAENAAAYKERLDEVDQQFEALVENAERDVAVFVAHDSYRYVERRYGFELHTPVGVAPDAAESLEDISDMIDIVEKHDIDTILYDPFETPGEDVLPTAAEMLIENSSATDAEPLSPAEGTTHEWAEQEWGWVEQMEEVNIPSLEKALGAE; via the coding sequence ATGGACGTGACACGACGGTCAGTGTTGAAACGCACTCTGGGTGGCGCGGCGCTGGGTGCTCTCGCCGGCTGTCTGAACGAACCTGACGAAACGAGTGGTACTGATGGCGGATACGCCTCGTTCTTCGCGCTCTGGGACTGGGCTACGCAGATTGCTGGCGATGAGATGGTGTTCGAGAACCCGGTCGACACCGGAGAGATGGGACACGGCTGGGAGCCTGATGGGAATCTCGTCCCGGAAATCGCCTCGAGTGAGGTATTTCTCTACCTCGACACACCGGAGTTTGCGTGGGCACAGGACATCGTTGCTGACCTCGAGCGCGACTACGAGGACGAAATTGTCGTCGTCGATGGACTCGAGGGAATGGATCCGTATCTCATTCCGTTCGATGGTGACAGTGAGTCGCTCCCGGAGCCCGACCACGAACACGGGTTCGATCCAGAGAGTATCTCGAGAGACCTCTTCGACTTCTACGACCTCCGCTCGAACGACCAGCTTGGCTACTGGCATATCGATCACTGGCACGGCGGCGTTCCCGACGTTCCTGTCGATGATAGCGTCCCGATCAGCGCGGCGTTCAGAGATCAGGAAGAACGGGTCGTTCCGCTCGGGCCCAACGAGGAATTCCAGTTTGATGCTCGATTAGCTGACACTGCGCCAACCGATGTCCTCGATATCGCATCACACGGGGATTCCGTCGAGCTAATCGGCCTCGAAACAGGAGAAACGGAGATTATCTTCCAGCTCCGCCACGACGGCGAACTCGTCTACGAAACTGATGCGGCACCGATGAGTGTCGATGTCGTTGCCGAGGTCGACGAAGCGGGCGCAGGTGTGTTCCATGACCCGCACGTATGGGTTGATCCGGTCCTCGCGAGTCGAGTTGTGGACACCATTGCGGATGGCCTTGCAGAAGTTGATCCCGAGAATGCCGAGCTGTTTGCCGAGAACGCTGCGGCGTACAAAGAACGGCTCGATGAGGTCGACCAACAGTTCGAAGCGCTCGTCGAGAACGCAGAGCGCGACGTTGCTGTCTTCGTCGCTCACGACTCGTATCGATACGTCGAACGGCGATACGGCTTCGAGTTACACACCCCGGTAGGTGTTGCACCTGATGCAGCGGAATCTCTCGAGGACATTAGCGATATGATCGATATTGTCGAGAAACATGATATCGATACGATTCTCTACGATCCGTTCGAAACACCGGGGGAGGACGTTCTCCCAACAGCAGCGGAGATGCTCATCGAAAACAGCTCAGCAACCGATGCTGAACCGCTCAGCCCTGCCGAGGGAACGACTCACGAGTGGGCCGAGCAGGAGTGGGGTTGGGTCGAACAGATGGAAGAGGTGAACATTCCGTCTCTCGAGAAAGCGCTGGGGGCAGAGTAA
- a CDS encoding metal ABC transporter permease, with protein MSADENGPIAAGEPAEWSRSRFEQWSGYSLRKLIELVGAVVTIGLAVAMLGFITLDWLRFAPEWAVIGSYAELLLGLFLTGGAWLDTSLGTNVFQYFFTWRVIATGVLVGIAAPLIGTFLIHRQMALIGETLAHTAFTGVAIGVLLVAVTGWTGSLLFVALIVSVLGALVLQWLTEHTAAYGDVPIAIVLSGSFAIGTLLVSWSRDFASVSLNIEGFLFGSLAIITAEGTRMVAILTVAVVAVVAVTYKQLLFITFDEQAARVARLNVDRYNTLLIGMAAVIVVGAMQILGVILVAAMLVIPVATASQIANSFRETLLLSVLFGQGAVLGGLAFSIRTNLPPGGSIVVAGIVFYGLTIVLSDRSAVAISTH; from the coding sequence ATGAGCGCTGACGAAAACGGGCCCATTGCTGCCGGTGAACCGGCCGAATGGAGTCGCAGTCGTTTCGAACAGTGGAGCGGCTACTCACTGCGCAAGCTGATCGAACTGGTCGGTGCGGTTGTCACGATTGGCCTCGCCGTCGCCATGCTCGGATTCATCACGCTCGATTGGCTTCGGTTCGCACCGGAGTGGGCAGTCATTGGCTCCTACGCGGAGTTGTTGCTTGGGCTGTTCCTGACTGGCGGAGCGTGGCTGGATACGTCCCTGGGAACGAACGTGTTCCAGTACTTCTTCACGTGGCGGGTAATCGCAACGGGTGTCCTCGTCGGGATCGCTGCGCCACTCATCGGAACGTTTCTGATCCATCGACAGATGGCCCTTATCGGCGAAACGCTCGCACACACAGCGTTTACCGGTGTTGCTATCGGAGTACTACTCGTCGCTGTTACCGGCTGGACTGGATCTCTCTTGTTCGTCGCACTTATCGTGAGTGTACTCGGTGCGCTTGTACTCCAGTGGTTGACCGAACACACCGCGGCCTATGGCGACGTCCCCATCGCAATCGTCCTCAGCGGGAGTTTCGCAATCGGAACACTGCTCGTCAGTTGGAGCCGAGATTTCGCTTCGGTGTCGCTCAATATCGAGGGGTTCCTCTTTGGCAGCCTCGCAATTATCACTGCCGAAGGCACGCGGATGGTCGCCATACTCACCGTTGCCGTCGTTGCCGTTGTCGCGGTCACCTACAAGCAACTGCTGTTCATCACGTTCGACGAGCAGGCTGCCCGCGTTGCGCGGCTCAACGTCGACCGTTACAACACGCTGCTAATTGGGATGGCTGCAGTCATCGTCGTCGGTGCGATGCAAATCCTCGGTGTTATTCTCGTTGCGGCGATGCTCGTTATCCCGGTCGCAACGGCCTCACAGATTGCCAACAGCTTCCGGGAAACGTTATTGCTCTCTGTCCTGTTTGGACAGGGTGCAGTTCTCGGCGGGCTAGCGTTTTCGATCAGAACGAACCTCCCGCCTGGCGGTTCAATTGTCGTCGCCGGAATCGTCTTTTACGGGCTTACTATCGTCCTCTCAGACCGATCCGCGGTTGCAATCTCTACACACTAA
- a CDS encoding NifU family protein, which translates to MSTETQGGDDLEDRVANFLRRNFPQIQMHGGSAAIQELDRESGEVTIALGGACSGCGISPMTIQAIKSRMVKEIPEIEKVNAHTGMDGGGDMGGGMSPSFPGETVDDDGEADEGPEAPF; encoded by the coding sequence ATGAGTACCGAAACCCAGGGCGGAGACGATCTCGAGGACCGCGTTGCAAACTTCCTGCGACGAAACTTCCCACAGATCCAGATGCACGGCGGCAGCGCAGCAATTCAGGAACTCGACCGCGAGAGCGGTGAGGTCACCATCGCACTCGGTGGCGCCTGCAGTGGCTGTGGCATCTCCCCGATGACAATTCAGGCAATCAAGAGCCGCATGGTCAAGGAAATCCCCGAGATCGAGAAGGTCAACGCACACACCGGCATGGACGGCGGTGGCGACATGGGCGGTGGCATGAGTCCTTCCTTCCCCGGCGAAACCGTCGACGACGACGGCGAAGCCGACGAAGGTCCGGAAGCACCCTTCTAA